The following is a genomic window from Neodiprion pinetum isolate iyNeoPine1 chromosome 3, iyNeoPine1.2, whole genome shotgun sequence.
TAATTATCTTGATGAAAATTAGAAGTGCAAACggtggaaaataatttccttCTACAATAGTTCAACTGCCTGgagagataaatttttcacataacGACTCTCAGAGTAAGGATCGAGGTTACGTCATacaaagataataaaaatacctttttttgattttcttcggTCACTTGTAGCGACTGGAATTCATCGCAAATTGAAATGGGCAAACTCAGTACCAATGATCATTTATACtacgaatattttattaaattatgaTTATGTACAAGCGTTTTTTCATACTTCAAATAAGTCATCGACTCTCGTAGCCGAAATTTACGAAGACTTGCAACTAGCTACGTGCAGTTGCGGAACGCCGTTTCACTGAACCCTGCAGTAATCGTCTGAAATACCACAAAGCAGTTGGTTATTCTATTGAATGGGATCCCCAAGATCGACGAGTATGtggaagaaaattataaatttatcttTATACCTGGCGTGTTCGACAAGATCCAGTCCAGGTACGCACCGACACGAGTGTTAACAGCGGGTTTCTTGTCGGCGCAAAGTTCTCCGAAACTGATTATTCCAACGAGAAATAATCTCCCATTGATTTCATTTTGCCAGAGAAGAGGTCCGCCACTGTCAAACTGCGAGGggtaaatttttaatcgatGTGCATTAATATTATAAGTCACCGGATGTTGCGCAGCATTCTTCTTATATTACCTGACAAGCGTCTTTTCCCGGTGTATAAGTGCagatttgtttgtttgtaaCCTGCGGAAACGATTGCTGACAACGATTGATCGACGTGACGTTCACCTTGACTTTTTGTAAGACGTCTGATTTCGCTCCGGCAAACTCGAGCGTGCCCCAGCCTGGAAATACAATATCAGAATTGGGGATGAAATTTCGAAGATATGCGACATAAAATTGTAAGAACAGGAACATACGTGGAATTCGGAATCTTAAACAATTCGACGACGTACCTAAAATTTCAACCTCATTTCCAACGAACGTCGTCGAGGCGTATGCgaagggaagacacgctggaCCCACATCCATATTAAAAACAATGGGTTCCAGCGTGAATACTAACGAAATGTCATTTGCGTTAGTATCCACGCTATACGATGGATGAAGAAGTATTTTGGCAACGAGGTGAAGTACCGCTGCCGATGTATCGGTACCTGAACatattgtacattttaacGTAACTCATAATTAGATCAGCAACTTAACTTAAGTCAGAAAAAAGCTTTCGTTGTATCGTTAAGCTTGTCAAGGTGTAAATTTTTAGTTCGACTTTTTTCTCCGTGGTTAAAATCTAATCGTGAGTCTCAGCGGTAAAATTGCATGCCCACCAGTAGAAACGTCATGATCCCCAACCAAAACGGCGATTCCATTAGTAGCCATGTTCAGCAAGCAGTGAGCGGCGGATACAACGACAGTTGGGGAGATAATGGTTGCGCCACAGAAGACGAGTCGCTGATTGAGATCGACGATTCCAGACATCATCGGAAACTCGTGGATACCCGTCGTTGTGCCACCAACGATTCTTGACTGTGGCGAGAAAAATGTCTCGTTAAGGATCGAAACCTCGTGTTCAGGTCAAGCTTCTAACTCGAATCGGTGAAATTGACGAAAGGATGTGGAAGTCCATAGAATATTTACCTGCTTCTTCCATCCGCAGTTGCAGGTCGGTGAAGAGGCATTGGGCGTCGCTTCGAGGGTGCAGAGAAACCTGCCTCCGCTGGTTCCCTTAAACGCCGTGAAGACGATGTTCATGTTGTTGCCATTGGATGTGGTGTCGAAGGTTCCGACTCCGCAGTAATTGTGCGCATCGGCCAGCTGAAGGTTACCACTTGGGGAGATGGAAAGTCTGTCTCCAGCGCAGTTGTTGGACTGTGTAGGAACAAGTGTTCGAATGGCTTTGAGTGCATTCTGCGCAGTTTTCGATTCATCCATCCGACCGGATGGAACGGGGCTACGATTTACAGCCCTTACGGGCTCGTCGAGGGAGAAATAATTCAGTTTCTGTACTCACGGCTGGCAGGGAAAAGGTCTGACAACTGATCTTGACCCTCGTTGCGCTCTTCGCGTACCACCGACACGAATGTTGGCCAGTGTAAGACTCGGGGTACCCAGGGCTGTAGACGTAGTACGTTTTCCCGGGTGAAATGACTTGGTAGTAATCACAACCCGCGTCTATGGCCCAGGTCTTCGTCGACCAGCCAACTACGAGAGCTACCAGTGCCAAGTATTCTGTAAAGCGAATCGAGCGACGTTGGTTAGTCTGCGTGACCAACGAAAATAtgcttgaaaattcaaaccagCTGTACCGTACGACTCAATCAGTCAATCATAACTGGCAACCGCAACCCGATTGGTAAGATTGAGCAAGGAAAAATCCGCGAGAACTTCTTAAAAATAAGCCCTTCTGTTTCGCGTCTGTGTGAACTTTTTATTGGTCCAAGATAAATGACCAAGCGTCGTTTGTTTCACGTCATGCGTAACTCGAGGCGAAAATTGTCTTTATTTTGCTCATTTATCGACTTCTTTTACGTGCAGGCACGACTTTGCTGGTGTCGCAAATAGGATTTACATGCGAGGACGCGAGTAATTCTCTCCGTCGAACTTACTACCATGATAAGAGAGCGGTTCGTGTTTGTAATCGCAAACACCGATTTCTAACTATTTGTGTAACGTAGACGTGGAGCAAATATATTTAGTGCGTCTGCCTTGCAAAATTGTGCAGTTCTTAACAAAGTCTGGTTGTTGTCAGTTGACTCGAATAACAATAGTTATCTGATCGTACTGTTGTGCGATGTACAGGTGTGGAGTAACGCTCTGTGCCTGCAGGTGTAGGCACGAAtacattttcataattcttCTCAGTGGCATGTAACGTGTGCTGCGTATACTAATCAAACAAAGTACCGCTCATCGTTGGCATTGGACTGAAGACGTAGTGTAAATGATTATTACAGTTTTTATAGTGCGTATATAGAACTGTAAACGATAACGCTCTGAGGTCAATGAAGATCTAGACCAATCTTCGAGATCAACTCGTTATGCTGGGGCAAAAATTcgtactgaaatttttacaacttcACATTGAGCAATATTTGATTTGTTATAGTCACTAAAAAACTTTGTTCAAATTGATGTCGTTGTGATAACGGTTTGAGGATTATtggaattacaagaaaatgtaaCGCTAGCAGccataatcaaaaataatagtaatgcGTACTAAATTTTGACTCGCACATTCACAAACTCATTTTCCGTTTGTATTCTGAgctgtatttttcaatgatgGTAAAAAATGTTAACAGTTGAGTACTACTACGTAGTAATTACGACTCGAAAATTCTCTCGGTGCTCGTTCGAATTAGTATGTCAGATAAGAAAATAGCACAGATAAAGCAATGGTGCGTGTATGATTCGCCGGGCGAAATTCTAGTTGTACAACCGATTCTTGGTTCGTCGTAGTTGTAAAAATCAACGCGGTAATGTACTATCCGTGCAACACGATCGAAAGTTCAATTGAATTCACACCTGAGCAATTATCTCATTTTCATACCCCAACACCGCACAACTACCTACAGGGACTCTTTTTTCCTAACAGCTATTTATTTCTGCCACTCCCTCCCTGAGGAAGTAGTAACGTCATCTTCACTTTCGATCCTAAAAGTCCGGCTACGAAACTACCTCTTTTCCTTAGACGGAATCATGGCTTAGACATTTTTGACACGTTGACTTAGACATGTTGGATTAATCATTATTCTGTTTTTCTCATAATATCAGTATCATTTAAGTATTTTGTATTATTAGTACAAATTACTCACTATTTCTCATTTATATCTTCATATCTTTATTTCtaatgcatttttatttttattattatgttacttattttatattattttttcttattctcttatatttcttttctacttATTATTCTAAACCTAATTACCGACTTATTTCGAGTTATTCCATAGCTTTGTAATTTGCCTCAGGGTGCTACCAAGGCATAATAAACTgaacaatcaatcaatcaatcaatcaatcatttgacgttcgaaaaaattttacgtgtACACTTACCGATATTAAGCTGGACTATAAGATTAAACTATCGCCCTCAAACTATCGATATAAAAATGATGCAAAGTTTGTGCAATGTATTATTTTCGACTGTtaattaaaatcgaaaaatgcaACACAAAAAAGGAACATA
Proteins encoded in this region:
- the LOC124213990 gene encoding venom serine protease 34 produces the protein MTKYLALVALVVGWSTKTWAIDAGCDYYQVISPGKTYYVYSPGYPESYTGQHSCRWYAKSATRVKISCQTFSLPASNNCAGDRLSISPSGNLQLADAHNYCGVGTFDTTSNGNNMNIVFTAFKGTSGGRFLCTLEATPNASSPTCNCGWKKQSRIVGGTTTGIHEFPMMSGIVDLNQRLVFCGATIISPTVVVSAAHCLLNMATNGIAVLVGDHDVSTGTDTSAAVLHLVAKILLHPSYSVDTNANDISLVFTLEPIVFNMDVGPACLPFAYASTTFVGNEVEILGWGTLEFAGAKSDVLQKVKVNVTSINRCQQSFPQVTNKQICTYTPGKDACQFDSGGPLLWQNEINGRLFLVGIISFGELCADKKPAVNTRVGAYLDWILSNTPDDYCRVQ